One part of the Podarcis muralis chromosome 3, rPodMur119.hap1.1, whole genome shotgun sequence genome encodes these proteins:
- the PHIP gene encoding PH-interacting protein isoform X6 → MSGDGGGGGGGSNNSGRHSAELRAELYFLIARFLENGPCEEAAQVLIREVAEKELLPKRTDWTGKEHPRSYESLVKYYRHLAPDHLLQICHRLGPLLEQEIPQSVPGVQTLLGAGRQSLLRTSKSCKHVVWKGSALAALHCGRPPESPVNYGSPPSIAETLFSRKLNGKYRLEQLVPTAVYQHMKMHKRILGHLSSVYCVTFDRTGRRIFTGSDDCLVKIWATDDGRLLATLRGHAAEISDMAVNYENTMIAAGSCDKMIRVWCLRTCAPLAVLQGHSASITSLQFSPLCSGSKRYLSSTGADGTICFWLWDAGTLKINPRPTKFTERPRPGVQMICSSFSAGGMFLATGSTDHIIRVYYFGSGQPEKISELEFHTDKVDSIQFSNTSNRFVSGSRDGTARIWMFKRREWKSILLDMATRPAGQTLQGVEDKITKLKVTMVAWDRHDNSVITAVNNMTLKVWNSFTGQLIHVLMGHEDEVFVLESHPFDPRVLFSAGHDGNVIVWDLTKGVKIRSYFNMVSGKNKNPFVLD, encoded by the exons ATGTCCGgggacggcggcggcggaggcggcgggaGCAACAACAGCGGCAGGCACTCGGCGGAGCTGCGAGCGG AGCTCTATTTCCTCATCGCCCGCTTTCTGGAGAACGGACCCTGCGAGGAAGCGGCTCAG GTCCTGATCCGAGAAGTCGCCGAGAAGGAG tTGCTTCCTAAGCGCACGGACTGGACGGGGAAGGAGCATCCCAGGAGCTACGAGAGCCTA GTAAAATACTATAGACACTTGGCACCTGATCACCTGCTTCAGATATGCCATCGACTAGGACCACTTCTAGAGCAAGAAATTCCTCAGAGCGTTCCAGGAGTCCAAACATTATTAGGAGCTGGAAGACAGTCTTTGCTTCGCACAAGTAAAA GCTGCAAGCATGTGGTGTGGAAGGGATCTGCTCTTGCTGCATTGCACTGTGGAAGACCTCCAGAGTCTCCAGTAAACTATGGCAGTCCACCTAGTATAG cTGAAACTCTCTTTTCAAGAAAACTAAATGGAAAATACAGGCTTGAACAACTTGTTCCAACTGCTGTATATCAACATATGAAAATGCACAAGCGAATCCTAGGACATTTGTCTTCGGTATATTGTGTAACGTTTGACCGAACAGGCAGACGGATATTCACT GGTTCTGATGATTGTCTTGTGAAAATCTGGGCGACAGATGATGGAAGGTTGCTTGCTACTTTAAGAGGACATGCAGCAGAAATATCGGACATGGCTGTTAATTATGAGAATACCATGATTGCTGCAGGGAGCTGTGACAAAATGATCAGAGTGTGGTGTCTCCGAACATGTGCCCCTTTGGCAGTTTTGCAAGGCCACAGTGCATCCATAACATCACTACAG TTTTCACCACTATGCAGCGGCTCAAAGCGATACCTGTCTTCAACTGGGGCAGATGGCACTATTTGCTTTTGGTTATGGGATGCTGGTACACTTAAAATAAA TCCAAGACCAACAAAGTTTACAGAGCGTCCAAGACCCGGAGTCCAAATGATCTGCTCATCTTTTAGTGCTG GTGGAATGTTTCTGGCCACTGGAAGTACAGATCACATCATTAGGGTTTATTACTTTGGATCAGGTCAGCCAGAGAAGATATCAGAGTTGGAGTTTCATACT GACAAAGTGGACAGCATTCAGTTTTCTAACACTAGTAATCG ATTTGTCAGTGGAAGTCGTGATGGCACAGCACGCATCTGGATGTTCAAGAGAAGGGAGTGGAAGAGTATTTTGTTAGATATGGCTACTCGGCCTGCAGG ACAAACTTTACAAGGAGTAGAAGACAAAATCACAAAGCTGAAAGTTACAATGGTGGCTTGGGACCGTCATGACAACTCTGTTATTACTGCAGTTAATAACATGACTTTGAAAGTCTGGAACTCTTTTACTGGGCAACTTATTCATGTCCTTATG GGTCACGAGGATGAGGTATTTGTACTTGAGAGCCACCCCTTTGATCCTAGAGTTCTCTTCTCTGCTGGCCATGATGGAAATGTCATAGTATGGGATTTGACAAAGGGAGTAAAGATCCGATCTTACTTCAACATG